In Saccharothrix syringae, the following are encoded in one genomic region:
- a CDS encoding MalY/PatB family protein, protein MTTDPLFDARTAEELRAGYGVKWGRVADDVLPAWVADMDFPVPPVVVEALDHAVRHGALGYPDWPGGNPLRAAFAGRMRARYGWRVAADEVREHTDLIQGLQLTLHLATAPGDGVLVQTPNYPPFLATVTTMARRRVESPWLRTADGWVPDLAGLDRAARDCRVLLLVNPHNPTGRVLTRDELREVAVIARRHDLLVISDEIHAELTHDGHEHVPLASLGDDIARRTVTLTSATKAFNLAGLRCSVVHYGPERLRALRDAQPPDLYGVVSTLGVVGTLAAWQGGDDWQRRLLRVLDRNRRRTAAALAEWGGAEPLPEAGYLYWFPAALLGATGEDPVADVLDRTGVLLDGGAGFGGDGHRHLRLNFATGAPLLEEVLGRLSAAARGAGAPGAGAGASPAVGR, encoded by the coding sequence GTGACCACCGACCCGCTGTTCGACGCCCGCACCGCCGAGGAGCTGCGCGCCGGGTACGGGGTCAAGTGGGGGCGCGTCGCCGACGACGTGCTGCCCGCCTGGGTGGCCGACATGGACTTCCCGGTGCCGCCGGTGGTGGTGGAGGCGCTGGACCACGCGGTGCGCCACGGCGCGCTGGGCTACCCGGACTGGCCCGGCGGCAACCCGCTGCGCGCGGCCTTCGCCGGGCGGATGCGGGCGCGCTACGGCTGGCGGGTCGCCGCCGACGAGGTCCGCGAGCACACCGACCTCATCCAGGGCCTGCAACTGACGCTGCACCTGGCCACCGCGCCGGGCGACGGCGTGCTGGTGCAGACCCCGAACTACCCGCCGTTCCTGGCCACGGTCACCACCATGGCGCGGCGGCGCGTGGAGTCGCCCTGGCTGCGGACCGCCGACGGGTGGGTCCCCGACCTCGCCGGGCTCGACCGCGCCGCCCGGGACTGCCGGGTGCTGCTGCTGGTCAACCCGCACAACCCGACCGGGCGGGTGCTCACCCGCGACGAGCTGCGCGAGGTAGCGGTCATCGCCCGCCGCCACGACCTGCTGGTCATCAGCGACGAGATCCACGCCGAGCTGACCCACGACGGGCACGAGCACGTGCCGCTGGCGTCGCTGGGCGATGACATCGCGCGGCGCACGGTCACGCTCACCTCGGCCACCAAGGCGTTCAACCTCGCCGGGTTGCGCTGCTCGGTCGTGCACTACGGGCCCGAGCGCCTGCGCGCGCTGCGCGACGCCCAACCGCCCGACCTCTACGGCGTCGTGTCCACCCTGGGAGTGGTGGGCACGCTGGCCGCCTGGCAGGGGGGCGACGACTGGCAGCGGCGCCTGCTGCGGGTGCTGGACCGCAACCGGCGGCGGACCGCGGCCGCGCTGGCCGAGTGGGGCGGGGCCGAACCCCTGCCCGAGGCCGGCTACCTGTACTGGTTCCCGGCCGCGCTGCTGGGCGCGACCGGGGAGGACCCGGTCGCGGACGTCCTCGACCGGACCGGGGTCCTGCTCGACGGGGGAGCGGGCTTCGGCGGGGACGGGCACCGGCACCTGCGGCTCAACTTCGCCACCGGCGCGCCGCTGCTGGAGGAGGTGCTGGGCAGGCTCTCGGCCGCCGCGCGCGGAGCGGGTGCGCCGGGCGCCGGGGCGGGTGCGTCGCCCGCCGTCGGGCGCTGA
- a CDS encoding type 1 glutamine amidotransferase domain-containing protein — protein MSRVLVVVSAADELVLADGSRHATGFWAEEVVESVRVPREAGARVDIATPGGARPVVDAASRGEEFDAYLESISDELASPLVLAEVDPADYDAVVLPGGHGPMADLAGDPALGKLLVSFADAGKVVAALCHGPAGLLSAVREDGSFAFAGRRMTAFTDEEERQGGLAVPYSVEARLRELGAVLETGPAWSSTVVVDGTLVTGQNPQSSVDTAQAVLKALA, from the coding sequence ATGAGCAGGGTGCTGGTCGTGGTGTCCGCGGCGGACGAGCTGGTGCTGGCCGACGGGTCGCGCCACGCCACCGGGTTCTGGGCCGAGGAGGTCGTGGAGTCGGTGCGCGTGCCGCGGGAGGCGGGGGCGCGGGTGGACATCGCCACGCCGGGCGGCGCGCGGCCGGTGGTGGACGCGGCCAGCCGCGGCGAGGAGTTCGACGCCTACCTGGAGTCCATCTCCGACGAGCTGGCCTCGCCGCTGGTGCTGGCCGAGGTGGACCCGGCCGACTACGACGCCGTGGTGCTGCCCGGCGGGCACGGCCCGATGGCCGACCTGGCCGGCGACCCGGCGCTGGGGAAGCTGCTGGTGTCGTTCGCCGACGCCGGCAAGGTCGTCGCCGCGCTGTGCCACGGTCCGGCCGGGCTGCTGTCGGCGGTGCGCGAGGACGGTTCGTTCGCCTTCGCCGGGCGGCGGATGACGGCGTTCACCGACGAGGAGGAGCGCCAGGGCGGGCTGGCCGTGCCGTACTCGGTGGAGGCGCGGCTGCGCGAGCTGGGCGCGGTGCTGGAGACCGGGCCGGCGTGGTCGAGCACGGTGGTGGTGGACGGCACGCTGGTGACCGGCCAGAACCCGCAGTCCAGTGTGGACACCGCGCAGGCGGTGCTCAAGGCGCTGGCCTGA
- a CDS encoding LysR family transcriptional regulator translates to MPDLDLLATFVEIYRSGSLTAAAQRRGLTQPAVSGHLARLERELGEPLFTRGSRGVTPTARADELVRRVGAHVDALRSALSGADGREAFAGTVHLAGPAELLTARVLPALAPLTTRGLRLRVAVGLAADLLTALANGRLDLVVSSVRPTDRALSATPFADEEFVLVGAPTLARSVDRELLALDPVRALAHLPLVAYAEELPIIRRYWRSEFGRRPPNQVAVVVPDLRAVLAAVVAGAGVSALPRYLAEPALSAGSVEPVHVAAVPPLNTLFLTTRVGGLANPAVALVHDHLLARAKHWNGL, encoded by the coding sequence GTGCCCGACCTGGACCTGCTGGCCACGTTCGTGGAGATCTACCGGAGCGGTTCGCTGACCGCCGCGGCGCAGCGGCGCGGCCTCACCCAGCCGGCGGTGAGCGGACACCTGGCCCGGCTCGAACGGGAGCTGGGCGAGCCGCTGTTCACGCGCGGCAGCCGCGGCGTGACGCCGACCGCGCGCGCCGACGAGCTGGTCCGGCGCGTCGGCGCGCACGTGGACGCGCTGCGGTCCGCGCTGTCGGGCGCCGACGGGCGGGAGGCGTTCGCGGGCACCGTCCACCTCGCGGGCCCGGCGGAGCTGCTGACCGCCCGCGTGCTGCCCGCCCTGGCCCCGCTGACGACGCGCGGCCTGCGCCTGCGGGTCGCCGTCGGCCTGGCGGCGGACCTGCTCACCGCACTGGCCAACGGGCGGCTGGACCTGGTGGTGTCGTCGGTGCGGCCCACGGACCGGGCGCTGAGCGCGACGCCGTTCGCCGACGAGGAGTTCGTGCTCGTCGGCGCGCCCACCCTGGCCCGGTCGGTGGACCGGGAGCTGCTGGCGCTCGACCCGGTGCGGGCGCTGGCGCACCTGCCCCTGGTGGCCTACGCCGAGGAGCTGCCGATCATCCGCCGGTACTGGCGCAGCGAATTCGGCCGCCGCCCACCCAACCAGGTGGCGGTGGTCGTGCCGGACCTGCGGGCGGTGCTGGCCGCGGTCGTGGCGGGCGCGGGTGTCTCGGCGCTGCCGCGCTACCTGGCCGAACCGGCGCTGTCGGCGGGGTCGGTGGAACCGGTGCACGTCGCGGCCGTGCCGCCGCTCAACACCCTCTTCCTGACCACCCGCGTCGGCGGCCTGGCCAACCCCGCCGTGGCCCTGGTCCACGACCACCTGCTGGCCCGCGCGAAGCACTGGAACGGCCTGTGA
- a CDS encoding AMP-binding protein has product MADHGRAAVTTLAELLDHLDDERGDAVVAFPETGQRLSHREVPALAWGVADALLRAGVGEGSVVGVLAGTEPDFLPAVFGVWVAGAAVTVVPVPPMPTRPEQVADGLAALVARLDHLVVAEGLLAVAAELAGRRPGLRVVRVRDCAPKPRPACAARPGSTAVVQFTSGSTARPKGVVLTHAAVLACFASTAVASGVRADDVFVSWVPLFHDLGLITVLFGLWSGYELHLFSPWHFVRRPRRVVEHLGAVGGTVFAGPDFAYDRLAEAYGDGVLNGLDLRSWRLALNGGEPVKPGTVDRFSRALAPAGLSDRAVFPVYGMAEATMSVACPRPGGPTRVAWLDREALADRRTALRVPDGAEHGTGLVSVGRPVPGMSLRLVAADGTEVADGQVGEIALRGPALTSGYLDDPEATARAFRDGWLHTGDLGVRLDGELHVAGRLKDMIIVAGRNFYAEDVEDVVRAALPTGRGRCVAFADHERERIVVALETGDPAGAAELSARVRGLVSARLDLGAVDVHAVPRNTLPRTTSGKWQRALTARLFRRLTGA; this is encoded by the coding sequence ATGGCGGACCACGGCCGCGCCGCGGTGACGACCCTGGCGGAACTGCTCGACCACCTCGACGACGAACGCGGTGACGCGGTCGTCGCGTTCCCCGAGACCGGGCAGCGGTTGTCGCACCGCGAGGTCCCCGCCCTGGCCTGGGGTGTCGCGGACGCGCTCCTGCGCGCCGGGGTGGGTGAGGGGTCCGTGGTCGGCGTGCTCGCCGGCACCGAGCCGGACTTCCTGCCCGCCGTGTTCGGGGTCTGGGTCGCCGGCGCGGCGGTCACCGTGGTGCCCGTGCCGCCGATGCCGACCCGGCCCGAGCAGGTCGCCGACGGGCTGGCCGCCCTCGTCGCCCGCCTGGACCACCTGGTGGTCGCGGAGGGCCTGCTCGCCGTCGCCGCGGAGCTGGCCGGGCGCCGGCCCGGCCTGCGGGTCGTCCGCGTCCGCGACTGCGCGCCGAAGCCCCGGCCGGCCTGCGCCGCCCGGCCCGGGTCGACGGCCGTGGTCCAGTTCACCTCCGGCAGCACGGCCCGGCCCAAGGGCGTCGTGCTCACCCACGCCGCGGTGCTGGCCTGCTTCGCCTCCACCGCCGTGGCCAGCGGCGTGCGCGCCGACGACGTCTTCGTGTCGTGGGTCCCGCTCTTCCACGACCTGGGCCTGATCACCGTCCTGTTCGGCCTGTGGAGCGGCTACGAGCTGCACCTGTTCAGCCCCTGGCACTTCGTCCGCAGACCGCGCCGGGTCGTCGAGCACCTCGGCGCCGTCGGCGGCACCGTGTTCGCCGGACCCGACTTCGCCTACGACCGCCTCGCCGAGGCGTACGGCGACGGCGTGCTCAACGGGCTGGACCTGCGGTCGTGGCGGCTCGCGCTCAACGGCGGCGAACCGGTCAAACCCGGTACCGTCGACCGGTTCTCCCGCGCCCTCGCCCCCGCCGGCCTCTCCGACCGGGCCGTGTTCCCCGTCTACGGCATGGCCGAGGCCACCATGTCGGTCGCCTGCCCGCGACCGGGCGGGCCCACGCGGGTCGCGTGGCTGGACCGCGAGGCGCTGGCCGACCGGCGCACCGCGCTGCGCGTGCCGGACGGCGCGGAGCACGGCACCGGGCTGGTCTCGGTCGGCCGGCCGGTGCCCGGCATGTCGCTGCGCCTGGTCGCGGCGGACGGCACCGAGGTCGCGGACGGGCAGGTGGGGGAGATCGCGCTGCGCGGCCCGGCGCTGACCAGCGGGTACCTCGACGACCCCGAGGCGACCGCGAGGGCGTTCCGCGACGGCTGGCTGCACACCGGCGACCTCGGCGTCCGCCTCGACGGCGAACTCCACGTCGCGGGCCGGCTCAAGGACATGATCATCGTGGCGGGCCGCAACTTCTACGCCGAGGACGTCGAGGACGTCGTCCGCGCCGCGCTGCCCACCGGCCGCGGCCGGTGCGTCGCGTTCGCCGACCACGAGCGGGAGCGCATCGTCGTGGCGCTGGAGACCGGGGACCCGGCCGGTGCCGCCGAGCTGTCCGCGCGCGTGCGCGGGCTGGTGTCCGCGCGCCTGGACCTGGGCGCGGTCGACGTGCACGCGGTGCCGCGCAACACCTTGCCCCGCACCACGAGCGGCAAGTGGCAACGTGCGCTCACCGCCCGCCTGTTCCGCCGGCTGACCGGGGCGTGA
- a CDS encoding phosphopantetheine-binding protein, with product MSTTDRDTVDFTALIREVLSQALDVDQDAGALPLDVPLVGLPNMSSLAMLRGVVLLEGRLGLELDDDELVTASTIGELAAVVERQYLRR from the coding sequence TTGTCCACGACCGACCGCGACACCGTCGACTTCACCGCGCTGATCCGGGAGGTGCTGTCGCAGGCGCTCGACGTCGACCAGGACGCCGGCGCGCTGCCGCTCGACGTCCCCTTGGTCGGCCTGCCCAACATGAGTTCCCTGGCGATGCTGCGCGGCGTGGTGCTGCTGGAGGGGAGGCTGGGCCTGGAGCTGGACGACGACGAGCTGGTCACGGCGAGCACGATCGGCGAACTCGCCGCCGTCGTCGAGCGCCAGTACCTGCGGAGGTGA